A single Streptomyces sannanensis DNA region contains:
- a CDS encoding sensor histidine kinase, protein MAGRFRVSDNDLIGVKGPAGGAPARDLLAPRLAQGISTVVFAGYGVVTLLNVENVVSGTLGLVLCTGVVVMLYAVQMLLTSPRARRWSGRRRAAILVAQALLTFGPMVWLGVAWGSMAGPLAGSILLMLPGRIAWPCYGAVPLAMLGWSVGGGVSALETGYYAVSTALTGLVIYGLTRLTDLVREVHDTRAEMARMAVTRERLRFARDLHDLLGYSLSAITLKCELIHRLVLVNPERAREEVASVLGVARQALADVRLVASGYRDMSLAAEAESVAEVMAAADVETEVDIDCGRLHPLVDTVLATALREGVTNMLRHSKVQSCTVTVRVEGELVRLVLVNDGVVAPDRSDAPDRGSGLGNLRARLSAIGGEMTAGVIAGNRFRLAATAPLRPPKGEDAEPLPSHRHRAADDAAGRLGEAGRHVV, encoded by the coding sequence ATGGCGGGCCGTTTCCGGGTTTCGGACAACGACCTCATCGGCGTCAAGGGCCCAGCGGGGGGAGCCCCGGCCAGGGATCTGCTGGCACCGCGGCTCGCCCAGGGGATCAGCACGGTGGTCTTCGCGGGATACGGCGTCGTCACCCTGCTCAACGTGGAGAACGTGGTCTCCGGCACGCTCGGCCTGGTGTTGTGCACGGGCGTCGTGGTCATGCTCTACGCGGTGCAGATGCTGCTCACCTCGCCCCGGGCGCGCCGGTGGTCCGGTCGGCGCCGGGCGGCCATCCTCGTTGCGCAGGCGCTGCTCACCTTCGGGCCCATGGTGTGGCTGGGGGTCGCGTGGGGAAGCATGGCGGGGCCGCTCGCCGGATCGATTCTCCTCATGCTCCCCGGCCGGATCGCCTGGCCCTGTTACGGCGCGGTCCCGCTGGCCATGCTCGGCTGGTCCGTCGGCGGGGGGGTGTCGGCGCTCGAGACGGGCTACTACGCCGTCTCCACCGCGCTGACCGGACTGGTCATCTACGGCCTCACCCGGCTCACCGATCTGGTGCGCGAAGTCCACGACACCCGCGCCGAGATGGCCAGGATGGCGGTCACCCGGGAGCGGCTGCGCTTCGCCCGGGACCTGCACGACCTGCTCGGCTACAGCCTCTCCGCGATCACGCTCAAGTGCGAGCTGATCCACCGTCTGGTCTTGGTCAACCCCGAGCGGGCCCGCGAGGAGGTCGCCTCGGTGCTCGGCGTCGCCCGGCAGGCACTGGCCGACGTCCGGCTGGTGGCCAGCGGCTACCGGGACATGTCGCTGGCGGCGGAGGCCGAGTCGGTGGCCGAGGTCATGGCGGCGGCCGACGTCGAGACGGAGGTGGACATCGACTGCGGCAGGCTCCACCCGTTGGTGGACACCGTGCTCGCGACCGCCCTGCGCGAGGGCGTCACGAATATGCTCAGGCACAGCAAGGTGCAGTCGTGCACCGTCACGGTGCGGGTCGAGGGGGAGTTGGTGCGGCTGGTGCTGGTCAACGACGGTGTCGTCGCGCCGGACCGGTCGGACGCCCCGGACCGCGGCAGCGGTCTCGGAAATCTGCGGGCCCGGCTCTCCGCGATCGGCGGCGAGATGACGGCGGGGGTGATCGCCGGGAACCGGTTCCGGCTGGCGGCGACGGCTCCGCTCAGGCCCCCGAAGGGCGAGGACGCCGAGCCGCTGCCGTCGCACAGACACCGGGCGGCCGACGACGCGGCGGGCCGGCTCGGAGAAGCGGGCAGACACGTGGTCTGA
- a CDS encoding acyltransferase domain-containing protein translates to MSGTAPGDPDERLFAAWLSERIARYARRAVGDDEDLSLWGLDSVALLSLVGDIEVEFEQIFEAADIWAHPTIRDLAHHLAMRQGMRRHSGRVRAAFVFTGQGSQHPRMTAGLHRELAAYRRHLAAADEAIAPYLGRSVTELILDGDPRVHRTALTQPALFAVGYALAMTLVEEEGVRPVAVLGHGIGELAAAVVAGALTLPDAARLVCCRGAFMQHLPSGGGMMATCASPYEAADAAAGEPQVSIGAVNAARATVLSGPVAGLERVRERLAAVGIASTFLEVTHAFQSPLMEPVTPRFEAAARHVAGGPPTLPYYSTVYGREYADPLTTAYWTAQITAPVRFTDAARRMLTRQAPSHVVEIGPKAVLTPFLRRIAGARGPDCLAVCRSPGSDAVYLAGVLSRLDAGPLTEN, encoded by the coding sequence GTGAGCGGAACGGCACCCGGCGACCCGGACGAGAGGCTCTTCGCCGCCTGGCTCTCCGAACGGATCGCCCGTTACGCGCGGCGCGCGGTCGGCGACGACGAGGACCTGTCCCTCTGGGGACTCGACTCGGTGGCCCTGCTCAGCCTGGTGGGGGACATCGAGGTCGAGTTCGAGCAGATTTTCGAAGCCGCGGACATCTGGGCCCATCCGACCATTCGCGACCTGGCCCACCACCTGGCGATGCGCCAGGGCATGCGCCGGCACTCCGGCCGGGTCAGGGCGGCGTTCGTCTTCACCGGACAGGGCAGCCAGCACCCCCGGATGACGGCCGGGCTGCACCGCGAGCTCGCCGCCTACCGGCGCCATCTCGCCGCGGCCGACGAGGCGATCGCCCCGTACCTGGGCCGCTCGGTCACCGAGCTGATCCTCGACGGGGATCCCCGGGTGCACCGGACGGCGCTGACCCAGCCGGCGCTCTTCGCCGTCGGGTACGCCCTGGCGATGACGCTGGTCGAGGAGGAGGGGGTGCGTCCGGTGGCCGTGCTCGGTCACGGCATCGGCGAGCTCGCGGCGGCCGTGGTCGCCGGGGCGCTGACCCTCCCCGACGCGGCCCGGCTGGTGTGCTGTCGCGGCGCCTTCATGCAGCACCTGCCGTCCGGCGGCGGGATGATGGCGACCTGCGCCAGCCCGTACGAGGCGGCCGACGCGGCGGCGGGAGAACCGCAGGTGAGCATCGGCGCGGTCAACGCGGCACGCGCCACGGTGCTGTCCGGCCCGGTCGCGGGCCTGGAGCGGGTCCGCGAGCGACTGGCCGCGGTCGGCATCGCCAGCACCTTCCTGGAGGTGACGCACGCCTTCCAGTCGCCGCTGATGGAGCCGGTGACGCCCCGGTTCGAGGCCGCGGCCCGGCATGTGGCGGGCGGGCCGCCGACGCTGCCCTACTACTCGACGGTGTACGGCCGCGAGTACGCCGATCCGCTGACCACGGCGTACTGGACGGCGCAGATCACCGCACCGGTACGGTTCACCGACGCCGCCCGCCGGATGCTCACCCGGCAGGCCCCCAGCCATGTCGTGGAGATCGGCCCCAAGGCGGTGCTCACGCCCTTCCTGCGGCGGATCGCCGGGGCCCGGGGACCGGACTGTCTCGCGGTGTGCCGCAGCCCGGGGAGCGACGCGGTGTACCTGGCGGGCGTGCTGTCGAGGCTGGACGCGGGGCCCCTGACGGAGAACTGA
- a CDS encoding acyl-CoA carboxylase epsilon subunit — MDEPTQTQPSFVVVRGRPDPDELAAVTAVLLARLRALGAAAEPDDAAGRPLRAPWATPRRPRPRVGWTASR, encoded by the coding sequence ATGGACGAGCCCACCCAGACGCAGCCCTCCTTCGTCGTCGTCCGCGGCCGGCCGGACCCCGACGAACTCGCCGCCGTGACGGCGGTCCTGCTGGCCAGACTGCGTGCGCTGGGCGCGGCTGCGGAGCCGGACGACGCGGCGGGCAGGCCGCTCCGGGCCCCCTGGGCGACCCCCCGACGGCCCCGCCCGCGCGTCGGCTGGACGGCCTCGCGCTGA
- a CDS encoding response regulator transcription factor, producing the protein MLLIKILLAEDVHMVRGALIALLELEQDLQVVASVARGDLIVPSALEARPDVAVIDIDLPGVDGLTAAAELHRRVPECRTLILTSLGRPGTLRRAMAARVSGFLLKDSPPNRLAQAVRSVAAGQRVIDPELALSAWEAPDNPLSPRETQVLRLAARGADAVEIADHLYLTQGTVRNYLTAIVDKLQARNRIDAIRIAEEAGWIP; encoded by the coding sequence ATGCTGCTGATCAAGATCCTTCTGGCCGAGGACGTACACATGGTCCGCGGCGCGCTGATCGCGCTGCTGGAACTGGAGCAGGATCTTCAGGTCGTCGCCTCGGTCGCGCGCGGTGACCTGATCGTGCCGAGCGCGCTCGAGGCCCGTCCGGACGTCGCGGTCATCGACATCGACCTGCCCGGCGTCGACGGCCTCACCGCGGCGGCCGAGTTGCACCGGCGGGTGCCGGAGTGCCGCACCCTCATCCTCACCAGCCTGGGCAGGCCGGGGACGCTGCGGCGGGCGATGGCCGCGCGGGTGTCCGGCTTTCTGCTCAAGGACTCCCCGCCGAACCGGCTGGCCCAGGCGGTGCGCTCGGTCGCCGCCGGTCAGCGGGTGATCGACCCCGAACTCGCGCTGAGCGCCTGGGAGGCGCCGGACAACCCGCTGTCGCCCCGGGAGACCCAGGTGCTACGGCTCGCGGCGCGGGGCGCCGACGCCGTGGAGATCGCCGACCACCTCTATCTGACCCAGGGCACGGTACGGAACTACCTCACGGCCATCGTGGACAAGCTCCAGGCGCGCAACCGGATCGACGCGATCCGCATCGCCGAGGAGGCCGGCTGGATCCCGTAG
- a CDS encoding fatty acyl-AMP ligase: protein MSDYRTFTELMTERAERAPERTALLLLPDSDAHGRPASVTYRTLDARARRLAARLCADGAAGEPVLLLHASRSQFAVSFLACLYAGAVAVPIPPYDGRSHHEERVAGIVRQTSPRVALTCATLAPDVSRLLARHGHGSIPCLAADAVAGPETERLPEVGPDTVAYLQFSSGSTGSPNGVVVTHRNLLANQRALHGLLGAGPESRIGGWLPLHHDMGLVGQLLHPLWLGATSVLVSPQSFVRRPVRWLEAIGRYGIEASGAPDFAYDLCVRRVTDEELAGLDLSGWRVAISGGEPVRAETRRAFTERFGRAGLPAGAMHAAYGLAEATLLVSGGRAVDGEWAVDAEALQEGRLSEPRPGRAAHTLVSCGTVDAAAGRVLIVDPETHEVRPDGQVGEIWVNGPGVAPGYWRDRSTTAERFGAVTVDGTGGMLRTGDLGTVADGRLYVTGRLKDVIMVAGRNLYPQDVERSVQRVSSLFGTGSAFSVPGERERVVVVQELRTHQRYALDLEGLVTDVRRCLSKEFEVAVAGVLLVRPGTVRRTSSGKVERVAMRRLFLNGGLRPLHQYLADDLAGTAGPRR, encoded by the coding sequence ATGAGCGACTACCGCACCTTCACCGAACTGATGACCGAGAGAGCCGAGCGGGCGCCCGAGCGCACCGCCCTGCTCCTGCTGCCGGACAGCGACGCACACGGTCGCCCCGCCTCGGTCACGTACCGCACGCTCGACGCCCGGGCCCGTCGGCTCGCCGCCCGGCTGTGCGCCGACGGCGCCGCCGGGGAGCCGGTGCTGCTGCTGCACGCGTCCCGGAGCCAGTTCGCGGTGTCCTTCCTGGCGTGTCTGTACGCCGGTGCGGTCGCCGTCCCGATTCCGCCGTACGACGGCCGCAGCCACCACGAGGAGCGGGTGGCCGGGATCGTCCGGCAGACCTCCCCGCGGGTCGCGCTCACCTGCGCGACGCTCGCCCCGGACGTCTCCCGGCTGCTCGCCCGGCACGGCCACGGCTCGATCCCGTGCCTCGCCGCCGACGCGGTGGCCGGGCCGGAGACCGAGCGGCTGCCCGAGGTCGGCCCGGACACGGTGGCCTATCTCCAGTTCTCCTCCGGTTCCACCGGCAGTCCGAACGGCGTGGTGGTCACCCACCGCAACCTGCTCGCCAACCAGCGGGCGCTGCACGGACTGCTCGGCGCGGGCCCGGAGTCCCGGATCGGCGGCTGGCTGCCGTTGCACCACGACATGGGCCTGGTCGGCCAGCTGCTTCACCCCTTATGGCTGGGCGCCACCTCCGTCCTGGTGTCGCCGCAGTCCTTCGTCCGCCGGCCGGTGCGCTGGCTGGAGGCGATCGGGCGGTACGGCATCGAGGCGAGCGGCGCCCCGGACTTCGCGTACGACCTGTGCGTGCGGCGGGTCACCGACGAGGAGCTGGCCGGGCTCGATCTGTCCGGCTGGCGCGTCGCGATCTCCGGCGGGGAGCCGGTGCGCGCCGAGACGCGGAGGGCGTTCACCGAGCGGTTCGGGCGCGCGGGCCTGCCCGCGGGGGCGATGCACGCGGCGTACGGCCTGGCCGAGGCGACCCTGCTGGTCTCCGGCGGGCGGGCGGTGGACGGTGAGTGGGCGGTCGATGCCGAGGCCCTTCAGGAGGGCCGGCTGAGCGAGCCGCGGCCCGGGCGGGCGGCGCACACCCTGGTGTCGTGCGGCACGGTCGACGCGGCCGCCGGCCGGGTGCTGATCGTGGACCCGGAGACGCACGAGGTCCGGCCGGACGGACAGGTCGGCGAGATATGGGTGAACGGACCCGGCGTCGCCCCGGGCTACTGGCGCGACCGCTCGACGACCGCGGAGCGCTTCGGCGCCGTGACGGTCGACGGGACCGGCGGGATGCTGCGCACCGGCGACCTCGGCACGGTGGCGGACGGCCGGCTCTACGTCACCGGTCGACTGAAGGACGTGATCATGGTCGCTGGCCGCAACCTTTATCCGCAGGACGTGGAGCGCAGTGTGCAGCGGGTCAGCTCGCTGTTCGGCACGGGATCCGCCTTCTCGGTGCCCGGGGAACGCGAACGGGTCGTCGTCGTCCAGGAGTTGCGGACCCACCAGCGGTACGCCCTCGACCTGGAGGGTCTGGTGACGGACGTCCGGCGGTGCCTGAGCAAGGAGTTCGAGGTGGCGGTGGCAGGGGTGCTGCTCGTGCGCCCCGGCACCGTCCGGCGCACCAGCAGCGGAAAGGTCGAGCGGGTCGCGATGCGCCGGCTGTTCCTGAACGGCGGGCTGCGACCGCTGCACCAGTATCTGGCCGACGACCTGGCCGGAACGGCGGGCCCGCGCCGTTAG
- a CDS encoding acyl-CoA dehydrogenase family protein, which yields MTTTVNAVDSSEVAVQERIARLEHEFGDLDDPGNPLGAQQFLAADERHLLLPAAERLLDAFGLNAEFVPRELGGRLDRLDTLARVLRVVFRRDAALGLGHGLVSYLAAVVVWTAGTPRQRQDTAALLLADGRMACAYPEPPQGNDFLRNRLTAVPDGAGYLLSGRKEALNNAARAGALVLFAHTPDGLSAFLAPGPAHPDGGGLRLLPRRPTAGVRGCAVQGLAFDGHRLDAGRLLGAAGDAIRLAEQVFPLTRSAGLSMALGCADTALRTTTAFARSRRRRSPASLHSSRTRTALVNAFADLLVCDCLALVATRATHLLPRESGTLGAAAKYLLPTVLNETMDDLSIVLGSEAYATSGSYGIFHKTARDLPMLGLGSAGASASRAVLVAQLLRLPSLGDPGGGEGLAPLFRPFDAGLPPHRVGGDGPAADRDSLLGSLEESARHADGPLAEAAAVLVAELRALREGCAALAARPAGEPVSPRAYALADRYALLVAGAACLGVWRHRPAGGFLADPAWAATALTRVAGRLDRSAVRMPAAAADRLLAELLHRFDDARSYDLYATAIGR from the coding sequence ATGACGACGACGGTGAACGCGGTCGACTCCTCGGAGGTCGCCGTCCAGGAACGCATCGCCCGGCTCGAGCACGAATTCGGCGACCTCGACGACCCGGGCAACCCCCTGGGCGCCCAGCAGTTCCTGGCCGCCGACGAACGGCACCTGCTGCTGCCGGCCGCCGAGCGGCTGCTCGACGCCTTCGGTCTGAACGCCGAGTTCGTGCCCCGCGAACTGGGCGGCCGCCTCGACCGTCTTGACACCCTGGCCCGGGTGCTGCGCGTGGTGTTCCGCCGCGACGCGGCGCTCGGCCTCGGCCATGGCCTCGTCTCGTACCTGGCCGCGGTGGTCGTCTGGACCGCCGGCACCCCGCGCCAGCGACAGGACACCGCCGCACTGCTGCTCGCCGACGGCCGGATGGCCTGCGCCTACCCCGAGCCGCCCCAGGGCAACGACTTCCTGCGCAACCGGCTCACCGCCGTGCCGGACGGGGCCGGCTACCTGCTCAGCGGTCGCAAGGAGGCCCTCAACAACGCCGCCCGCGCAGGGGCGCTGGTGCTGTTCGCCCACACGCCGGACGGGCTGAGCGCCTTCCTGGCGCCGGGACCGGCGCACCCGGACGGCGGGGGCCTCCGGCTGCTGCCGCGCCGCCCGACCGCCGGGGTGCGCGGCTGCGCCGTCCAGGGGCTCGCCTTCGACGGCCACCGCCTCGACGCCGGGCGGCTGCTCGGAGCCGCGGGCGACGCGATCCGGCTGGCCGAGCAGGTCTTCCCGCTCACCCGCAGCGCCGGCCTGTCGATGGCCCTGGGCTGCGCCGACACCGCCCTGCGTACCACGACGGCCTTCGCCCGATCGCGCCGCCGGCGCAGCCCGGCCTCGCTGCACTCCTCCCGCACCCGTACGGCGCTCGTGAACGCCTTCGCCGACCTGCTGGTGTGCGACTGCCTGGCGCTCGTCGCCACCCGGGCGACGCACCTGCTGCCCCGGGAGAGCGGGACGCTGGGCGCCGCCGCCAAGTACCTGCTGCCGACGGTCCTCAACGAGACGATGGACGACCTGTCGATCGTGCTCGGCTCCGAGGCCTATGCCACGAGCGGCAGTTACGGCATCTTCCACAAGACCGCCCGTGACCTGCCGATGCTCGGCCTGGGCAGCGCCGGCGCCTCGGCCAGCAGGGCCGTGCTCGTCGCCCAGCTGCTGCGGCTGCCCTCGCTCGGCGACCCCGGCGGCGGCGAGGGGCTCGCCCCGCTGTTCCGCCCGTTCGACGCGGGGCTGCCGCCCCACCGGGTCGGCGGCGACGGACCGGCCGCCGACCGGGACTCGCTGCTCGGCTCGCTGGAGGAGTCGGCGCGGCACGCCGACGGCCCGCTCGCGGAGGCGGCCGCGGTCCTCGTGGCAGAGCTGCGCGCCCTGCGCGAGGGCTGCGCCGCGCTCGCCGCCCGGCCCGCCGGCGAACCCGTCAGCCCCCGTGCCTACGCGCTCGCCGATCGGTACGCGCTGCTCGTCGCCGGCGCCGCCTGCCTCGGCGTGTGGCGCCACCGCCCGGCCGGCGGCTTCCTCGCCGACCCGGCCTGGGCGGCGACCGCGCTCACCCGCGTCGCCGGCCGGCTCGACCGGTCGGCGGTCCGCATGCCCGCGGCGGCTGCCGACCGGCTGCTCGCCGAACTGCTGCACCGCTTCGACGACGCCCGCAGCTACGACCTGTACGCGACGGCGATCGGCCGGTAG